In Chelmon rostratus isolate fCheRos1 chromosome 20, fCheRos1.pri, whole genome shotgun sequence, a single window of DNA contains:
- the LOC121624316 gene encoding uracil nucleotide/cysteinyl leukotriene receptor, with amino-acid sequence MNFSEEEMEGFFGSDSHQENVIFSTFYSLIFIIAVPGNALALWAFFHQDSTSPSQVFLRHLSVADISYVLILPMRIVYHLSDSHWPFGHVFCQLAGFLFYLNMYCSLYLMSFISLDRFLAVVLPIKSQSVRKAIYAKVGATILWVTVIVSMSPILFSKKNVTINSTGICNKLYLEKTSPTALVSTVVAFVIPLSTIVVSYILILLKLRTVKRQPVKDKAIKMIILIVMNFLLAFVPYHVSRVIYIKSHSHGHMTAASLQSLGRANRITSALTCISGILDPVMYFFLNNAYRDKLLQLFCKNRQEDQ; translated from the coding sequence atgaacttctctgaggaggaaatggagggCTTCTTTGGCAGCGACTCCCACCAAGAGAACGTTATCTTTTCTACGTTTTACAGCCTCATTTTCATCATCGCTGTGCCTGGGAACGCCTTGGCACTCTGGGCCTTCTTTCACCAGGACAGCACATCTCCATCTCAGGTCTTCCTGAGGCACCTGTCGGTAGCAGATATCTCTTATGTACTCATTTTACCCATGCGTATTGTTTACCACCTGTCTGACAGCCACTGGCCTTTTGGACATGTATTCTGTCAACTAGCAGGCTTCCTTTTTTACTTAAACATGTACTGCAGCCTGTACCTGATGAGTTTCATCAGCCTGGATAGATTTCTGGCTGTGGTTCTACCTATAAAATCACAGTCAGTCAGGAAGGCTATCTATGCAAAAGTAGGTGCTACCATACTTTGGGTGACAGTTATTGTGTCTATGAGTCCTATACTTTTCTCTAAAAAGAACGTGACCATCAACTCCACTGGAATCTGCAACAAGCTGTACTTAGAAAAGACGTCGCCCACAGCTTTAGTTTCCACTGTTGTGGCATTTGTTATTCCGCTCAGTACCATAGTGGTTTCCTACATACTGATTCTGTTGAAACTAAGGACAGTGAAGCGACAACCAGTGAAGGACAAAGCTATAAAAATGATCATACTCATCGTGATGAACTTCCTGCTTGCATTTGTGCCTTATCATGTGAGCAGGGTTATCTACATCAAAAGCCACAGTCACGGCCATATGACTGCGGCAAGCCTCCAGTCTCTGGGAAGAGCCAATCGGATCACATCTGCACTGACCTGTATTAGTGGCATACTGGATCCTGTGATGTATTTCTTCCTGAACAATGCATACAGGGACAAATTGCTTCAACTGTTCTGTAAAAACAGGCAAGAGGATCAATAA